A single Tamandua tetradactyla isolate mTamTet1 chromosome X, mTamTet1.pri, whole genome shotgun sequence DNA region contains:
- the LOC143671592 gene encoding testis-specific Y-encoded protein 3-like yields the protein MCSSCFYPCQPSMFELLYPVQILNHPQLSTMITDQDRDLLRYMIDLEVEVCIPPKNCCTITFSFGRNPYFRNPVITKAYDITITGYLLSQTTPIQWFGDCECQACRCSRQNTSMNFFNWISDHSPSGSSTIAEIICEDLWLNALQYYLRMGGPSRWYGEADREPSPFDLGAIEHQT from the exons ATGTGCTCTAGCTGTTTCTACCCCTGCCAACCTAGCATGTTTGAGCTCCTTTACCCAGTACAGATTCTGAACCATCCTCAGCTGTCAACAATGATCACTGACCAAGATCGGGACCTGCTCAGGTACATGATCGACTTGGAG GTGGAAGTGTGCATCCCTCCCAAGAACTGCTGTACGATCACGTTTTCCTTTGGGAGAAACCCCTACTTCCGAAACCCGGTGATCACAAAGGCATATGACATTACCATCACTG GATATCTGTTATCTCAGACCACTCCAATCCAATGGTTCGGGGATTGTGAATGCCAGGCCTGCAGGTGCAGTCGCCAGAACACCAGTATGAACTTCTTCAACTGGATTTCTGACCACAGTCCTTCAGGGTCTAGCACAATTGCTGAG ATCATCTGTGAAGACCTCTGGCTGAATGCCCTGCAGTACTACCTGAGAATGGGAGGGCCCAGCAGATGGTATGGAGAGGCAGACAG GGAACCCTCTCCATTTGATCTGGGGGCGATAGAGCATCAAACATAG